A stretch of the Ptiloglossa arizonensis isolate GNS036 chromosome 1, iyPtiAriz1_principal, whole genome shotgun sequence genome encodes the following:
- the LOC143143175 gene encoding uncharacterized protein LOC143143175 isoform X2, with protein sequence MIFFLRRTTCFEVYTINDESKHLMICGVPKLQLGEEVKKLVDPYGDVKKIHVASDYPTEEFTEAYYLQYARIQSARIAKRFIDGKNFYGGLLHVFYVPELESVAETKAKLVQRRRDVAIRIKKNQQDSVNPNIDKFIPKEQYHRKKRTPALPLTEERLIQHYPEETLTSIYNGIPQNIDPRIVSEPSLPSTSYINQENDSITLTLSQAPYHPNETVIKTELKEGISKFDHQKGKRKNYKGQPVDSNVKVRVIRPEIVDTSTIVKWNTSEKNLFSNPKKIKSNITIKLIPKSDEKKRIIIKDPSVSQLVQPSKDLQLSIQEAKSQVRAAMQVNSMENPS encoded by the exons ATGATATTCTTTCTACGAAGAACCACCTGTTTTGAA GTTTATACAATAAATGACGAATCAAAGCATTTGATGATATGTGGAGTACCAAAGCTTCAATTAGGCGAAGAAGTAAAGAAGCTTGTTGATCCTTATGGAGATGTAAAGAAGATTCATGTAGCATCTGACTATCCCACAGAAGAATTTACAGAAgcttattatttacaatatgcTCGTATACAAAGTGCAAG AATAGCAAAACGTTTCATTGATggtaaaaatttttatggaggtTTACTACACGTTTTTTATGTACCTGAACTGGAATCTGTAGCAGAAACTAAAGCTAAACTTGTTCAACGCCGCCGAGATGTAGCTATACGCATAAAGAAAAATCAGCAAGACTCAGTAAATCcaaatattgataaatttattcccAA AGAGCAATatcatagaaaaaaaagaacaccagCTTTACCACTTACAGAAGAGCGCTTAATTCAACATTATCCTGAAGAAACATTGACTTCTATTTATAATGGTATACCACAAAATATAGATCCAAGGATAGTATCTGAACCTAGTTTGCCTTCAACTTCATACATTAATCAAGAAAACGATTCAATTACACTTACATTATCTCAAGCTCCATATCATCCAAATGAAACTGTTATTAAAACTGAACTAAAAGAAGGTATATCAAAATTTGACCATCAAAAAggcaaaagaaaaaattataaagGACAGCCTGTTGACAGTAATGTTAAAGTCAGAGTTATTAGACCTGAAATTGTAGACACAAGCACTATAGTAAAATGGAACACttcagaaaaaaatttgtttagtaatcctaaaaaaattaaaagtaatataacTATTAAATTAATACCAAAAAGTgatgagaaaaaaagaattataataAAGGAtccaag CGTGTCACAATTGGTACAACCAAGTAAAGATCTTCAACTCTCAATTCAAGAAGCCAAATCTCAAGTACGCGCAGCTATGCAAGTGAATAGCATGGAAAATCCATCATAA
- the LOC143143175 gene encoding uncharacterized protein LOC143143175 isoform X1 gives MSDKCVITKLPHHVQQKLCHTRPLYRQGKRLTSVKVYTINDESKHLMICGVPKLQLGEEVKKLVDPYGDVKKIHVASDYPTEEFTEAYYLQYARIQSARIAKRFIDGKNFYGGLLHVFYVPELESVAETKAKLVQRRRDVAIRIKKNQQDSVNPNIDKFIPKEQYHRKKRTPALPLTEERLIQHYPEETLTSIYNGIPQNIDPRIVSEPSLPSTSYINQENDSITLTLSQAPYHPNETVIKTELKEGISKFDHQKGKRKNYKGQPVDSNVKVRVIRPEIVDTSTIVKWNTSEKNLFSNPKKIKSNITIKLIPKSDEKKRIIIKDPSVSQLVQPSKDLQLSIQEAKSQVRAAMQVNSMENPS, from the exons atgagTGATAAATGCGTGATAACAAAACTTCCTCATCAtgtacaacagaaattgtgtCATACACGACCACTTTATAGACAAGGGAAAAGATTGACATCCGTGAAG GTTTATACAATAAATGACGAATCAAAGCATTTGATGATATGTGGAGTACCAAAGCTTCAATTAGGCGAAGAAGTAAAGAAGCTTGTTGATCCTTATGGAGATGTAAAGAAGATTCATGTAGCATCTGACTATCCCACAGAAGAATTTACAGAAgcttattatttacaatatgcTCGTATACAAAGTGCAAG AATAGCAAAACGTTTCATTGATggtaaaaatttttatggaggtTTACTACACGTTTTTTATGTACCTGAACTGGAATCTGTAGCAGAAACTAAAGCTAAACTTGTTCAACGCCGCCGAGATGTAGCTATACGCATAAAGAAAAATCAGCAAGACTCAGTAAATCcaaatattgataaatttattcccAA AGAGCAATatcatagaaaaaaaagaacaccagCTTTACCACTTACAGAAGAGCGCTTAATTCAACATTATCCTGAAGAAACATTGACTTCTATTTATAATGGTATACCACAAAATATAGATCCAAGGATAGTATCTGAACCTAGTTTGCCTTCAACTTCATACATTAATCAAGAAAACGATTCAATTACACTTACATTATCTCAAGCTCCATATCATCCAAATGAAACTGTTATTAAAACTGAACTAAAAGAAGGTATATCAAAATTTGACCATCAAAAAggcaaaagaaaaaattataaagGACAGCCTGTTGACAGTAATGTTAAAGTCAGAGTTATTAGACCTGAAATTGTAGACACAAGCACTATAGTAAAATGGAACACttcagaaaaaaatttgtttagtaatcctaaaaaaattaaaagtaatataacTATTAAATTAATACCAAAAAGTgatgagaaaaaaagaattataataAAGGAtccaag CGTGTCACAATTGGTACAACCAAGTAAAGATCTTCAACTCTCAATTCAAGAAGCCAAATCTCAAGTACGCGCAGCTATGCAAGTGAATAGCATGGAAAATCCATCATAA
- the LOC143143175 gene encoding uncharacterized protein LOC143143175 isoform X3, which translates to MICGVPKLQLGEEVKKLVDPYGDVKKIHVASDYPTEEFTEAYYLQYARIQSARIAKRFIDGKNFYGGLLHVFYVPELESVAETKAKLVQRRRDVAIRIKKNQQDSVNPNIDKFIPKEQYHRKKRTPALPLTEERLIQHYPEETLTSIYNGIPQNIDPRIVSEPSLPSTSYINQENDSITLTLSQAPYHPNETVIKTELKEGISKFDHQKGKRKNYKGQPVDSNVKVRVIRPEIVDTSTIVKWNTSEKNLFSNPKKIKSNITIKLIPKSDEKKRIIIKDPSVSQLVQPSKDLQLSIQEAKSQVRAAMQVNSMENPS; encoded by the exons ATGATATGTGGAGTACCAAAGCTTCAATTAGGCGAAGAAGTAAAGAAGCTTGTTGATCCTTATGGAGATGTAAAGAAGATTCATGTAGCATCTGACTATCCCACAGAAGAATTTACAGAAgcttattatttacaatatgcTCGTATACAAAGTGCAAG AATAGCAAAACGTTTCATTGATggtaaaaatttttatggaggtTTACTACACGTTTTTTATGTACCTGAACTGGAATCTGTAGCAGAAACTAAAGCTAAACTTGTTCAACGCCGCCGAGATGTAGCTATACGCATAAAGAAAAATCAGCAAGACTCAGTAAATCcaaatattgataaatttattcccAA AGAGCAATatcatagaaaaaaaagaacaccagCTTTACCACTTACAGAAGAGCGCTTAATTCAACATTATCCTGAAGAAACATTGACTTCTATTTATAATGGTATACCACAAAATATAGATCCAAGGATAGTATCTGAACCTAGTTTGCCTTCAACTTCATACATTAATCAAGAAAACGATTCAATTACACTTACATTATCTCAAGCTCCATATCATCCAAATGAAACTGTTATTAAAACTGAACTAAAAGAAGGTATATCAAAATTTGACCATCAAAAAggcaaaagaaaaaattataaagGACAGCCTGTTGACAGTAATGTTAAAGTCAGAGTTATTAGACCTGAAATTGTAGACACAAGCACTATAGTAAAATGGAACACttcagaaaaaaatttgtttagtaatcctaaaaaaattaaaagtaatataacTATTAAATTAATACCAAAAAGTgatgagaaaaaaagaattataataAAGGAtccaag CGTGTCACAATTGGTACAACCAAGTAAAGATCTTCAACTCTCAATTCAAGAAGCCAAATCTCAAGTACGCGCAGCTATGCAAGTGAATAGCATGGAAAATCCATCATAA
- the LOC143143169 gene encoding uncharacterized protein LOC143143169 — protein sequence MGNHVSKIFPYYNGIEKEEIDTQSSTDEVTMENDVMHTSPVDHKILSMDPRSVTSGVDRTPIEVYSTPVGLDKRIILAIPKRLQTKSYLETDIDTVMPCLTPKKLVPRLIESPTLKFPNEQNKNTEGQVTPTVNNLNTEKLITSIEKERHSILGLDPRSPAADFDRTPILMPKSIQRLKARSQEYLHRRGSYETDVFQSKFVYCEMLSQLNVLEIQALPDLAINAIQSSNLLKTNYSNRLNESDLSHSDDSSKIETNSNIGGNQIKSEDENEIISEQNNHNDVCTTNSEQQKEIHINNNDTVKVWRDSLVFNEPKGSEFVDMQVVQENVSQLPKEEVIITFDDNTSIKDAISLKISKSDNEKKRMEVTGKKKVFKSEVKIATDEKKPCISNDKNGIESTKNRTPLGNRSNKEQMQSSMNSPQQTFRSKSIIPKMFQENTPPHKRFVVRSKLNAIQWDPDSTVII from the exons ATGGGAAATCACGTTAGTAAGATTTTTCCCTATTATAATGGAATTGAAAAAGAGGAAATAGATACACAATCTTCCACGGATGAAGTAACCATGGAAAATGATGTTATGCACACTtcaccagtagatcataaaatATTATCTATGGATCCTAGATCAGTAACAAGTGGTGTAGATAGAACACCAATAGAG GTATATTCTACACCTGTTGGATTAGATAAAAGGATAATTTTAGCAATTCCAAAACGTTTACAAACAAAGTCATATTTAGAAACAGATATAGACACAGTAATGCCATGTTTAACACCAAAAAAACTTGTACCAAGGTTAATAGAAAGTCCAACATTAAAGTTTCCGAATGAG caaaataaaaatacagagGGTCAAGTAACACCAAcagttaataatttaaatactgaAAAGTTAATTACATCAATAGAAAAAGAACGGCATAGTATTTTGGGACTAGATCCCAGATCTCCAGCTGCAGATTTTGATAGAACCCCAATATTAATGCCAAAATCTATACAACGTTTAAAAGCAAGATCACAAGAATATTTGCACAGACGTGGTAGTTATGAAACAGATGTATTTCaatcaaaatttgtttattgtGAAATGCTGTCACAGTTAAATGTTCTTGAAATCCAAGCTTTACCTGATTTGGCCATAAATGCAATACAATCTTCAAATTTACTCAAAACTAATTATAGTAACAGATTGAATGAATCTGACTTATCACATTCTGATGATTCatctaaaattgaaacaaattctAATATTG GAGGAAACCAAATAAAAAGTGAggatgaaaatgaaataatttcagaACAGAATAATCATAATGATGTTTGCACTACCAATAGTGAACAACAGAAGGAAAttcatattaataataatgatacagTTAAAGTATGGAGAGATTCATTAGTGTTTAATGAACCTAAAGGATCAGAATTTGTCGATATGCAAGTTGTTCAAGAAAATGTATCACAACTGCCAAAAGAAGAAGTGATTATAACATTTGATGATAATACCAGTATCAAAGATGCAATATCATTGAAAATATCTAAATCTGATAATGAGAAAAAAAGGATGGAAGTAACTGGAAAGAAGAAAGTCTTTAAATCAGAAGTTAAAATTGCAACAGATGAAAAGAAACCTTGCATTTCTAATGATAAAAACGGGATTGAATctacaaaa aATCGAACTCCTCTGGGAAATCGATCAAATAAAGAACAAATGCAATCTTCAATGAACTCTCCACAACAAACGTTTAGGAGTAAAAGTATAATACCCAAAATGTTCCAAGAAAATACACCACCGCACAAAAGATTTGTTGTAAGATCTAAATTAAATGCTATACAATGGGATCCAGATTCAACGGTTATTATTTAA
- the LOC143147976 gene encoding uncharacterized protein LOC143147976 isoform X1, with protein sequence MSIDTNLQGTYKNDIVQMQSINFICPVCDCQYRNKKEFYDHLHIHAEDVLLKHIQCLKKDITNESQAELKYFNQGRFYDNFHENVIRPFKCQQCDLTFDRASQYDYHYRSIHLGEKSQLCEICGKGFFRKADLRTHLNIHLGTNICICEICGRKFNHISNLIRHGRMHAGIKPYPCSICGKRFTQISSLARHKRIHERLNEVIKYQAQNSPDSANVEKEEHALNKTKFVEGNTSIHQKVVKRQHYCKICGESFSFIFLLREHKKSHSENVINLECTNNEMSLQKITELQEYKSHANNFDFLENEANIKRVLPLETIIYITSEQLKKINLENIEDTRNHVSQEHLHETQGKIRTNEELNISEKLVLHNDQTQCVDGSPILLYKSNDYEMKENVLYVCQVDEPVLKNRLSNKFSNSYEHLTCTQTYESDPQKSETLQNYNTLTNVSINVTDMFQKIDLSESSKPDLNIQNHQEINSVQSEKSSEGSNDVNNTINHDESMLRLVQTETGDQFYEFLINNLVEKLPNIQSMKTSETKDENTNISENVTNMCLSVKNVNEEVQHEQNIRDNIHSDLHYAHYELQGEEKNFVTNQILLDPQTDFDKYVETNLEVFERLHYDDSSERFLEFVENTEVGSQSSKVLECKENELLHFQSFSQIESLQENEKNATISNNKQILLTSLTEDTQCEINTNSNQTVEKDEEQVQIIDTIGKSTKLEDQREELKKSKIFLLKFQCTVCEKSFSTSYNYKQHIGTHFADQQKFHCKECKMSFAWKSTLNKHIASNHRPEGPQKFACDLCQKIYNTSSQVNEHVKRDHLKQRNHICSHCGKSFFKKYDLKIHNRIHTDERPYVCRACGKRFHHRSHIIRHERIHF encoded by the exons ATGTCAATCGATACAAATTTACAAGGAACCTATAAAAATGATATAGTTCAAATGCAATCTATTAATTTCATTTGTCCAGTATGTGACTGTCAGTACAGAAATAAAAAGGAATTTTATGATCATTTACATATTCATGCTGAAGATGTATTGTTAAAGCATatacaatgtttaaaaaaagataTAACCAATGAATCACAAGCAGAGCTAAAATATTTTAACCAAGGAAGATTCTATgataattttcatgaaaatgtaATAAGACCGTTTAAATGTCAACAATGCGATTTAACATTTGACAGAGCATCTCAATATGATTACCATTATCGAAGCATACATTTAGGTGAAAAATCACAGCTCTGTGAAATTTGTGGTAAAGGCTTTTTCCGGAAAGCAGATCTACGAACgcatttaaatattcatttaggaacaaatatttgtatttgtgaAATTTGCGGAAGAAAGTTTAACCATATATCTAATTTAATTAGGCATGGTAGAATGCATGCtg GAATAAAACCATATCCGTGTTCTATTTGTGGTAAACGTTTTACTCAAATTAGTTCACTTGCAAGACACAAACGTATTCatgaacgattaaacgaagttaTTAAATATCAAGCCCAAAATAGTCCTGACAGTGCTAATGTTGAGAAAGAGGAGCATGCATTAAACAAAACTAAG TTTGTTGAAGGTAATACATCTATTCACCAAAAGGTTGTTAAAAGACAACATTACTGTAAAATTTGTGGTGAAAgttttagttttatttttcttttacgggAACACAAGAAATCTCATTCGGAAAATGTTATTAATTTGGAATGCACAAATAATGAGATG agcTTGCAGAAAATTACAGAACTTCAGGAATATAAAAGTCATgcaaataattttgattttcttgaaaatgaagCAAATATAAAGAGAGTGTTGCCATTGGAAACAATCATTTACATTACATCAGAACag ttgaaaaaaataaatctaGAGAACATTGAAGATACTAGAAACCATGTTTCACAAGAGCACTTACATGAAACACAAGGAAAAATTAGAACAAatgaagaattaaatatttctgagAAGTTAGTACTACATAATGACCAAACTCAATGTGTGGATGGTAGTCCTATTCTGTTATATAAATCCAATGATtatgaaatgaaagaaaatgtaTTATATGTGTGTCAAGTAGATGAACCGGTTCTTAAAAACAGATTgagtaataaattttcaaacagtTATGAACATTTGACATGTACACAAACATATGAATCAGACCCACAAAAATCGGAGACACTTCAAAATTATAATACTTTAACAAATGTTTCTATAAATGTTACTGACATGTTTCAAAAAATAGATCTATCAGAATCTAGTAAACCTGATCTAAATATCCAAAACCATCAGGAAATAAATTCGGTACAAAGTGAAAAATCTTCTGAAGGTTCAAATGATGTAAATAATACTATAAATCATGATGAATCAATGTTACGTTTAGTACAAACGGAAACAGGGGATCAATTTTATGAATTTCTTATCAATAATTTAGTAGAAAAATTACCAAATATACAGTCTATGAAAACTTCTGAAACTAAAgatgaaaatacaaatatttcagAAAATGTAACAAACATGTGTTTAAGTGTGAAGAATGTAAATGAAGAAGTTCAACATGAACAAAATATACGAGATAATATACACAGTGATTTACACTATGCACACTATGAATTACAAggtgaagaaaaaaattttgtcACAAATCAGATTTTGTTAGATCCACAAACTGATTTTGATAAATACGTTGAAACAAATTTAGAGGTTTTTGAAAGATTACATTATGATGATAGTTCAGAACGTTTTCTTGAATTTGTCGAAAATACAGAAGTTGGAAGTCAAAGCTCAAAAGTTTTAGAATGTAAAGAAAATGaacttttacattttcaaagttttaGTCAAATTGAATCTTTGcaagagaatgaaaaaaatgctACTATTAGCAATAATAAACAAATTCTTTTAACTTCTCTTACTGAAGATACACAAtgtgaaataaatacaaatagtaACCAAACTGTTGAAAAAGATGAAGAACAGGTGCAAATAATTGACACTATTGGAAAGAGTACAAAGTTAGAAGATCAACGAGAAGAATTAAAAaagtcaaaaatatttttattaaaatttcaatgtaCAGTATGTGAAAAATCATTTTCCACCAGTTATAACTACAAACAACATATAGGTACACATTTTGCAGACCAACAAAAGTTTCATTGTAAAGAATGTAAAATGTCTTTTGCTTGGAAATCAACATTAAATAAACACATTGCAAGTAATCACAGACCAGAAGGTCCACAGAAGTTTGCATGTGACCTATGTCAAAAAATTTACAATACTTCTTCACAAGTAAAT GAACATGTGAAACGTGATCATTTAAAACAACGAAATCATATTTGTTCTCATTGCGgtaaatcatttttcaaaaaatatgaTTTGAAAATACACAATAGAATTCATACGGATGAACGGCCATACGTTTGTCGCGCTTGCGGAAAAAGATTTCATCACCGAAGTCATATTATTCGTCACGAACGTatacatttttag
- the LOC143147976 gene encoding uncharacterized protein LOC143147976 isoform X2 codes for MSIDTNLQGTYKNDIVQMQSINFICPVCDCQYRNKKEFYDHLHIHAEDVLLKHIQCLKKDITNESQAELKYFNQGRFYDNFHENVIRPFKCQQCDLTFDRASQYDYHYRSIHLGEKSQLCEICGKGFFRKADLRTHLNIHLGTNICICEICGRKFNHISNLIRHGRMHAGIKPYPCSICGKRFTQISSLARHKRIHERLNEVIKYQAQNSPDSANVEKEEHALNKTKSLQKITELQEYKSHANNFDFLENEANIKRVLPLETIIYITSEQLKKINLENIEDTRNHVSQEHLHETQGKIRTNEELNISEKLVLHNDQTQCVDGSPILLYKSNDYEMKENVLYVCQVDEPVLKNRLSNKFSNSYEHLTCTQTYESDPQKSETLQNYNTLTNVSINVTDMFQKIDLSESSKPDLNIQNHQEINSVQSEKSSEGSNDVNNTINHDESMLRLVQTETGDQFYEFLINNLVEKLPNIQSMKTSETKDENTNISENVTNMCLSVKNVNEEVQHEQNIRDNIHSDLHYAHYELQGEEKNFVTNQILLDPQTDFDKYVETNLEVFERLHYDDSSERFLEFVENTEVGSQSSKVLECKENELLHFQSFSQIESLQENEKNATISNNKQILLTSLTEDTQCEINTNSNQTVEKDEEQVQIIDTIGKSTKLEDQREELKKSKIFLLKFQCTVCEKSFSTSYNYKQHIGTHFADQQKFHCKECKMSFAWKSTLNKHIASNHRPEGPQKFACDLCQKIYNTSSQVNEHVKRDHLKQRNHICSHCGKSFFKKYDLKIHNRIHTDERPYVCRACGKRFHHRSHIIRHERIHF; via the exons ATGTCAATCGATACAAATTTACAAGGAACCTATAAAAATGATATAGTTCAAATGCAATCTATTAATTTCATTTGTCCAGTATGTGACTGTCAGTACAGAAATAAAAAGGAATTTTATGATCATTTACATATTCATGCTGAAGATGTATTGTTAAAGCATatacaatgtttaaaaaaagataTAACCAATGAATCACAAGCAGAGCTAAAATATTTTAACCAAGGAAGATTCTATgataattttcatgaaaatgtaATAAGACCGTTTAAATGTCAACAATGCGATTTAACATTTGACAGAGCATCTCAATATGATTACCATTATCGAAGCATACATTTAGGTGAAAAATCACAGCTCTGTGAAATTTGTGGTAAAGGCTTTTTCCGGAAAGCAGATCTACGAACgcatttaaatattcatttaggaacaaatatttgtatttgtgaAATTTGCGGAAGAAAGTTTAACCATATATCTAATTTAATTAGGCATGGTAGAATGCATGCtg GAATAAAACCATATCCGTGTTCTATTTGTGGTAAACGTTTTACTCAAATTAGTTCACTTGCAAGACACAAACGTATTCatgaacgattaaacgaagttaTTAAATATCAAGCCCAAAATAGTCCTGACAGTGCTAATGTTGAGAAAGAGGAGCATGCATTAAACAAAACTAAG agcTTGCAGAAAATTACAGAACTTCAGGAATATAAAAGTCATgcaaataattttgattttcttgaaaatgaagCAAATATAAAGAGAGTGTTGCCATTGGAAACAATCATTTACATTACATCAGAACag ttgaaaaaaataaatctaGAGAACATTGAAGATACTAGAAACCATGTTTCACAAGAGCACTTACATGAAACACAAGGAAAAATTAGAACAAatgaagaattaaatatttctgagAAGTTAGTACTACATAATGACCAAACTCAATGTGTGGATGGTAGTCCTATTCTGTTATATAAATCCAATGATtatgaaatgaaagaaaatgtaTTATATGTGTGTCAAGTAGATGAACCGGTTCTTAAAAACAGATTgagtaataaattttcaaacagtTATGAACATTTGACATGTACACAAACATATGAATCAGACCCACAAAAATCGGAGACACTTCAAAATTATAATACTTTAACAAATGTTTCTATAAATGTTACTGACATGTTTCAAAAAATAGATCTATCAGAATCTAGTAAACCTGATCTAAATATCCAAAACCATCAGGAAATAAATTCGGTACAAAGTGAAAAATCTTCTGAAGGTTCAAATGATGTAAATAATACTATAAATCATGATGAATCAATGTTACGTTTAGTACAAACGGAAACAGGGGATCAATTTTATGAATTTCTTATCAATAATTTAGTAGAAAAATTACCAAATATACAGTCTATGAAAACTTCTGAAACTAAAgatgaaaatacaaatatttcagAAAATGTAACAAACATGTGTTTAAGTGTGAAGAATGTAAATGAAGAAGTTCAACATGAACAAAATATACGAGATAATATACACAGTGATTTACACTATGCACACTATGAATTACAAggtgaagaaaaaaattttgtcACAAATCAGATTTTGTTAGATCCACAAACTGATTTTGATAAATACGTTGAAACAAATTTAGAGGTTTTTGAAAGATTACATTATGATGATAGTTCAGAACGTTTTCTTGAATTTGTCGAAAATACAGAAGTTGGAAGTCAAAGCTCAAAAGTTTTAGAATGTAAAGAAAATGaacttttacattttcaaagttttaGTCAAATTGAATCTTTGcaagagaatgaaaaaaatgctACTATTAGCAATAATAAACAAATTCTTTTAACTTCTCTTACTGAAGATACACAAtgtgaaataaatacaaatagtaACCAAACTGTTGAAAAAGATGAAGAACAGGTGCAAATAATTGACACTATTGGAAAGAGTACAAAGTTAGAAGATCAACGAGAAGAATTAAAAaagtcaaaaatatttttattaaaatttcaatgtaCAGTATGTGAAAAATCATTTTCCACCAGTTATAACTACAAACAACATATAGGTACACATTTTGCAGACCAACAAAAGTTTCATTGTAAAGAATGTAAAATGTCTTTTGCTTGGAAATCAACATTAAATAAACACATTGCAAGTAATCACAGACCAGAAGGTCCACAGAAGTTTGCATGTGACCTATGTCAAAAAATTTACAATACTTCTTCACAAGTAAAT GAACATGTGAAACGTGATCATTTAAAACAACGAAATCATATTTGTTCTCATTGCGgtaaatcatttttcaaaaaatatgaTTTGAAAATACACAATAGAATTCATACGGATGAACGGCCATACGTTTGTCGCGCTTGCGGAAAAAGATTTCATCACCGAAGTCATATTATTCGTCACGAACGTatacatttttag